The following proteins come from a genomic window of Citrobacter europaeus:
- the pheP gene encoding phenylalanine transporter, whose amino-acid sequence MKNASTASDTSVSDAASTNEPTLQRGLQNRHIQLIALGGAIGTGLFLGIGPAIQMAGPAVLLGYGFAGFIAFLIMRQLGEMVVEEPVSGSFAHFAYKYWGPFAGFLSGWNYWVMFVLVGMAELTAAGIYMQYWLPDVPTWIWAAAFFVIINAVNLVNVRLYGETEFWFALIKVLAIIGMIGFGVWMLFSGNGGEHASIDNLWRYNGFFATGWNGLILSLAVIMFSFGGLELIGITAAEAQDPQKSIPKAVNQVVYRILLFYIGSLVVLLALYPWVEVKSNSSPFVMIFHNLDSNVVASALNFVILVASLSVYNSGVYSNSRMLFGLSVQGNAPKFLTRVSRRGVPVNSLILSGAITSLVVLINYVLPQKAFSLLMALVVATLLLNWIMICLAHLRFRAAMRRKGRDTQFKALLYPAGNYLCIAFLGMILVLMCTMDEMRLSAILLPVWILFLFVAFKLLRRKPR is encoded by the coding sequence GTGAAAAACGCGTCAACTGCATCTGACACCAGCGTGTCTGATGCCGCGTCGACGAACGAGCCGACGCTTCAACGAGGGTTGCAAAACCGCCATATTCAGTTAATTGCGCTGGGCGGTGCAATTGGTACGGGCCTGTTTTTGGGCATTGGTCCGGCTATTCAGATGGCGGGACCTGCGGTGTTACTGGGTTACGGCTTTGCCGGGTTCATCGCTTTTCTGATTATGCGTCAACTGGGCGAAATGGTAGTGGAAGAACCCGTTTCCGGATCCTTCGCTCATTTTGCCTATAAATATTGGGGACCGTTCGCGGGTTTTCTGTCCGGCTGGAACTACTGGGTGATGTTTGTGCTGGTCGGTATGGCGGAACTTACAGCGGCCGGGATCTATATGCAGTACTGGTTGCCCGATGTCCCAACCTGGATTTGGGCCGCGGCATTTTTCGTGATCATCAATGCCGTCAACCTGGTCAACGTACGTCTGTATGGCGAAACGGAATTCTGGTTCGCGCTGATTAAAGTGCTGGCCATTATCGGCATGATTGGTTTTGGCGTGTGGATGCTGTTTTCCGGTAACGGCGGGGAACATGCAAGCATCGATAACCTGTGGCGTTACAACGGCTTTTTTGCTACCGGCTGGAACGGATTAATTCTGTCGCTGGCGGTGATTATGTTCTCCTTTGGCGGACTGGAGCTTATCGGGATTACTGCCGCAGAAGCGCAGGACCCGCAGAAAAGCATTCCAAAGGCGGTAAACCAGGTGGTGTACCGTATTCTGCTGTTTTACATCGGTTCTCTGGTGGTGCTGTTAGCGCTCTACCCGTGGGTAGAGGTGAAATCCAACAGCAGCCCGTTCGTGATGATTTTCCATAATCTTGACAGCAACGTGGTGGCTTCTGCGCTGAACTTTGTCATTCTTGTGGCTTCGCTGTCGGTGTATAACAGTGGTGTTTACTCTAACAGTCGTATGCTATTTGGTCTCTCGGTTCAGGGGAACGCGCCGAAGTTCTTAACCCGCGTCAGCCGTCGTGGCGTACCGGTGAACTCACTGATCCTCTCCGGCGCTATTACGTCACTGGTGGTCCTGATCAACTATGTTCTGCCGCAAAAGGCCTTTAGCCTGCTGATGGCGCTGGTGGTGGCGACGTTACTGCTGAACTGGATTATGATCTGCCTGGCGCATCTGCGGTTCCGGGCGGCGATGCGACGTAAGGGACGTGACACGCAGTTTAAAGCACTGCTGTACCCGGCAGGGAACTACCTGTGTATTGCTTTCCTTGGCATGATTCTGGTGCTGATGTGTACGATGGATGAAATGCGCCTGTCAGCTATCCTGCTGCCGGTGTGGATCCTGTTCCTGTTTGTTGCCTTCAAACTGTTGCGTCGTAAACCTCGCTAA